In Deltaproteobacteria bacterium, the genomic stretch CGAGGACCAGGATGCCCGGCTGGTCCGCTTCCTCGAACACGACGACATCCACGTCGCCGCCTACCGGGGTCTGGCGTACGAGAACTCGAGAGTCATCTGGACGCTACCGCCGGAGTCGGGTCTGGAAGTCGCACGTTCGCTGCTCCAGGAAAACCCCGACGTCGACGGACTCTACATGCCCTGCAACAAGTGGCGCATCACGCCCATCATCGACCAGTTGGAGCAGGAGTTCGGCAAGCCCGTGGTCACCAACACCCAGGCCTGGATCTGGACCGCGCTGAAGGCCATGAAGCTGGACGAACCGGTGGAGGGGTACGGCAGGCTGCTGGCCCGGCACTAGCCATTCTTGAGGCCGTGACGAACCCATGACTTCACCGTGGAGGTATGCGATGAGCTGGCATGACCGCATCGTGGTGGACTCGAAGATCATGGTCGGGAAACCGGTGGTCCGGGGTACCCGGCTAACCGTGGAGTTCATCATCGACCTGCTCGCCCAGGGGTGGAACGAGACCGATATCCTGGACAATTACCCATCCCTGAGCAGCCAGGACGTACGGGCCTGTCTGCACTACGCGGGCGAGTTGCTCCGAGAGGAGAAGGTCTTCCCTATTGACTCTGCACAACGCCCACCGGGCGCATGAGAATCCTCGCTGACGAGAACATCCCACGCGCCGCGGCACGTTGGATACGGGTAAGTTCCCGCTTTCCTGCGCCTTCGTCCTGCGTGCGATCGTCGAGTTAGCGGTGAACGACTGTTCCTACAGC encodes the following:
- a CDS encoding DUF433 domain-containing protein, with protein sequence MSWHDRIVVDSKIMVGKPVVRGTRLTVEFIIDLLAQGWNETDILDNYPSLSSQDVRACLHYAGELLREEKVFPIDSAQRPPGA